The following coding sequences are from one Microvirgula aerodenitrificans DSM 15089 window:
- the rsxG gene encoding electron transport complex subunit RsxG, with protein sequence MNETLRQARVSALTLFVFALVATALMAGVYALTHRIVAANEQAARLAIVSQVLPAGGYDNDPARAAVTLSAADGRRLGNDGPSQVYIARLGGRMVARVFEATAPNGYAGRIRLLVGVDAQGAITGVRVVSHKETPGLGDYIDRAKSDWIDQFNGLALTRDSEWKVKKDGGRFDAMAGATVSPRAVVGAVANTLRFVAAERTKPGQWDAQPVPAREPTGARP encoded by the coding sequence ATGAATGAAACCCTGCGCCAGGCCCGCGTCAGCGCACTGACGCTGTTTGTGTTTGCGCTGGTCGCCACCGCGCTGATGGCCGGCGTCTACGCGCTGACCCACAGGATCGTCGCCGCCAACGAGCAGGCCGCCCGCCTCGCCATCGTCAGCCAGGTGCTGCCGGCCGGCGGCTATGACAATGATCCGGCCCGGGCAGCCGTGACGCTGTCCGCCGCCGATGGCCGCCGGCTCGGCAATGACGGCCCGTCACAGGTTTATATCGCCCGCCTCGGCGGCCGCATGGTGGCCCGGGTGTTCGAGGCCACGGCGCCAAACGGCTATGCCGGCAGGATCCGTCTGCTGGTCGGGGTCGATGCACAGGGCGCCATTACCGGCGTGCGCGTGGTCAGCCACAAGGAAACGCCGGGGCTCGGCGACTATATCGATCGCGCCAAAAGCGACTGGATCGACCAGTTCAACGGCCTGGCCCTGACCCGCGACAGCGAGTGGAAGGTCAAAAAGGACGGCGGCCGGTTCGACGCCATGGCCGGGGCAACGGTCAGCCCGCGCGCCGTGGTCGGCGCCGTGGCAAACACCCTGCGCTTTGTTGCCGCCGAACGCACAAAACCCGGACAATGGGACGCTCAGCCCGTCCCCGCCCGTGAACCCACCGGTGCCAGACCATGA
- a CDS encoding electron transport complex subunit E, with protein sequence MTTQPPQDNSPAAPAHEMRDIALNSVWKQNAGVVQILGMCPVLAVSTSVVNGVSLGLATALVTGLSSAAVAAVRHLVPNEIRNPIFITIIAALVTMVDLLMNAYVHGLYAVLGIFIPLITTNCIVLARAEAFASKNPLRQSAWDGFMMGIGLTLVLGLLGALRELLGRGTLLSGLDLVFGPQAAGWVIHVAPADYQFLIALLPPGAFLGLAALIAGKNWLDARARARTANRQLAPA encoded by the coding sequence ATGACGACCCAGCCCCCCCAGGACAACAGCCCGGCCGCGCCGGCGCACGAGATGCGCGATATCGCGCTGAACAGCGTATGGAAGCAGAACGCCGGCGTAGTGCAGATTCTCGGCATGTGCCCGGTACTGGCGGTCAGCACCAGCGTGGTCAATGGCGTGTCACTCGGCCTGGCCACCGCACTGGTGACCGGACTGTCCAGCGCGGCGGTGGCCGCCGTGCGCCATCTGGTGCCGAACGAGATCCGCAATCCGATTTTCATCACCATCATCGCCGCGCTGGTGACCATGGTCGACCTGCTGATGAACGCCTATGTGCACGGGCTGTATGCCGTACTCGGGATTTTCATTCCGCTGATCACCACCAACTGTATCGTGCTGGCGCGTGCCGAGGCCTTCGCATCGAAGAATCCGCTGCGGCAGTCGGCCTGGGACGGCTTCATGATGGGCATCGGCCTGACGCTGGTGCTCGGCCTGCTCGGCGCCTTGCGTGAACTGCTCGGACGCGGCACGCTGCTGTCCGGTCTGGACCTGGTGTTCGGCCCGCAGGCGGCCGGCTGGGTCATTCATGTCGCCCCGGCCGACTACCAGTTCCTGATCGCGCTGCTGCCGCCGGGCGCCTTCCTCGGCCTGGCCGCACTGATCGCCGGCAAGAACTGGCTCGATGCCCGCGCCCGGGCCCGTACCGCCAACCGTCAGCTGGCCCCGGCATGA
- the nth gene encoding endonuclease III, with translation MNDSKRKAIIARLAAANPSPRTELNYSTPFELLVAVALSAQATDKSVNAATARLFPVANTPEKMLGLGEDGLIPYIQTIGLFRSKARHVIETCRLLLERHGGEVPQTREALEALPGVGRKTANVVLNVAFNQPTIAVDTHIFRVGNRTRLAPGKTPREVEDKLIRVTPAEYKLDLHHWLILFGRYTCTARKPKCADCVIADLCEWPDKGAQG, from the coding sequence ATGAACGACAGCAAACGCAAAGCCATCATCGCCCGTCTGGCCGCCGCCAACCCGTCTCCGCGCACCGAGCTGAACTACAGCACGCCATTCGAGCTGCTGGTGGCCGTCGCGCTGTCGGCGCAGGCAACCGACAAGAGCGTCAACGCTGCCACCGCCCGGCTGTTTCCGGTCGCCAATACCCCGGAGAAAATGCTTGGTCTCGGCGAAGACGGGCTGATTCCGTACATCCAGACCATCGGCCTGTTCCGCAGCAAGGCCCGCCATGTGATCGAAACCTGTCGCCTGCTGCTGGAGCGGCATGGCGGCGAAGTGCCGCAGACGCGGGAGGCGCTGGAAGCGCTGCCCGGCGTCGGTCGCAAAACGGCCAATGTGGTGCTGAACGTCGCCTTCAATCAGCCGACCATTGCGGTCGACACCCATATTTTCCGTGTCGGCAACCGTACCCGGCTGGCGCCGGGCAAAACCCCGCGCGAGGTCGAGGACAAGCTGATCCGCGTCACCCCGGCCGAATACAAGCTGGATCTGCATCACTGGCTGATCCTGTTCGGTCGCTACACCTGCACCGCGCGCAAGCCGAAATGCGCAGACTGCGTGATTGCCGACCTGTGCGAATGGCCGGACAAGGGTGCACAGGGCTGA
- a CDS encoding RnfABCDGE type electron transport complex subunit D, translating to MPTSPYLAKPTRVSHIMLTVIAALLPGLLVSVYVFGAGVLLQLVLASLACLGFEAAMLRARGLPLRPFLADGSAWVTAWLLALSFPPLGPWWLLVVASFFAIVVAKHLYGGLGNNPFNPAMVGFAVMIISFPAQMSQWAAPYGSLSAWEQVVHILTRQLPERVALDAVSAATPLDYLKTRLSAGQGLDDALHGPVFGYLAGAGAEWVAAAFALGGLYLLARRLLSWHAPVAMLTTLAVVAALFHALDPSRFVGAPLHLLAGASMLGAWFIVTDPVTGPVTPRGKLLFGAGVGLLLWVIRSFGSFPDGMAFAILLMNIAVPLIDRYTQPPVFGHDKAAP from the coding sequence ATGCCGACTTCGCCCTATCTCGCCAAACCCACCCGCGTCAGCCATATCATGCTGACCGTGATCGCCGCGCTGCTGCCCGGCCTGCTGGTCTCCGTCTACGTGTTCGGCGCCGGCGTGCTGCTGCAGCTGGTGCTGGCCTCGCTGGCCTGCCTCGGCTTCGAGGCTGCCATGCTGCGGGCACGCGGCCTGCCGCTGCGTCCGTTCCTCGCCGATGGCTCGGCCTGGGTCACCGCCTGGCTGCTGGCGCTGTCCTTCCCGCCGCTGGGCCCGTGGTGGTTGCTGGTCGTCGCCAGTTTCTTTGCCATTGTCGTCGCCAAGCACCTGTATGGCGGGCTCGGCAACAATCCGTTCAATCCGGCCATGGTCGGCTTCGCGGTGATGATCATCTCGTTCCCGGCGCAAATGTCGCAGTGGGCAGCACCATATGGTTCGCTGTCGGCATGGGAACAGGTCGTCCATATCCTGACCCGCCAGTTGCCGGAACGGGTGGCGCTGGATGCGGTCAGTGCCGCCACGCCGCTCGATTACCTGAAAACCCGGCTCAGTGCCGGTCAGGGGCTGGATGACGCCCTGCACGGACCGGTGTTCGGCTACCTGGCAGGCGCTGGCGCCGAATGGGTCGCCGCGGCCTTTGCGCTCGGCGGCCTGTACCTGCTGGCGCGGCGCCTGCTGAGCTGGCATGCGCCAGTAGCGATGCTGACTACCCTGGCCGTGGTCGCCGCCCTGTTCCATGCGCTGGACCCGTCGCGCTTTGTCGGCGCTCCACTGCATCTGCTGGCCGGCGCCTCGATGCTCGGGGCATGGTTTATCGTGACCGACCCGGTCACCGGCCCGGTCACGCCGCGCGGCAAGCTGCTGTTCGGCGCCGGTGTCGGCCTGCTGCTGTGGGTGATTCGCAGCTTCGGCAGTTTCCCCGACGGCATGGCCTTCGCCATCCTGCTGATGAATATCGCCGTGCCACTGATCGATCGCTATACGCAACCGCCGGTTTTCGGCCATGACAAGGCCGCACCATGA